The Cohnella abietis genome has a segment encoding these proteins:
- a CDS encoding ArsR/SmtB family transcription factor: MKILHHPDRADIQLSSVLYALSDPVRLYIISDIHKQGERTCGDIAVPVVKSTLSHHARTLREAGVINVRVQGTQRLLSLRTEDLNIRFPGLLSSILEAYESSEDKLAISLQE; this comes from the coding sequence GTGAAAATTCTCCATCACCCAGACCGAGCTGACATTCAATTGTCTTCCGTGTTATATGCCTTAAGTGATCCCGTGCGCCTTTACATTATTTCTGATATCCACAAGCAAGGAGAAAGAACGTGCGGAGACATCGCAGTCCCCGTCGTCAAATCCACGCTTTCACATCATGCTCGGACTTTACGCGAAGCAGGTGTTATTAATGTCCGTGTACAAGGTACCCAGAGACTTCTTTCTTTACGTACAGAAGATTTGAACATAAGATTTCCTGGGTTGCTGTCTTCCATTCTAGAAGCTTACGAATCATCCGAGGATAAGCTGGCCATTTCTCTTCAGGAATAG
- a CDS encoding ArsR/SmtB family transcription factor, which produces MDKLLIIKALSNETRFKILEWLKEPEAHFGPQSHLAKECDFENGICVGSIAEKAGLAQSVISGYLVKMQKSGLLQSKRVGQWTYYRRDEENIRRFKESVQAEL; this is translated from the coding sequence ATGGATAAATTATTGATTATTAAAGCCTTGTCGAATGAGACGCGATTTAAGATTCTTGAGTGGCTGAAGGAGCCAGAAGCTCATTTTGGACCGCAATCCCATCTTGCCAAAGAGTGTGATTTCGAGAATGGCATTTGTGTAGGATCTATTGCTGAAAAGGCGGGGTTGGCACAGTCAGTTATTTCCGGTTACTTGGTCAAGATGCAGAAGTCGGGTTTGCTTCAGTCTAAGAGGGTGGGGCAATGGACGTATTATCGGCGCGATGAGGAAAATATTAGACGGTTTAAAGAGAGTGTTCAGGCGGAGCTTTAG
- a CDS encoding response regulator transcription factor yields MTRVFPNSDRLIKLLIVDDEPVICEGLRYTIDWEELGVEVAGVAYDGEEALRFIENEEVNIVLTDIRMDGMDGLKLTEHLNISFPQIRVIIISGYEDFSYARQAIRMNVNDYLLKPVEIDELIKAIGKVIVGIKKEEASSDSVSANEDEQWLSNRIRNSPSYIKETVPAHLPISRYRMIATQLEHFSEWRSTVAPEQYALIQQQWIKSINDYLEAYSIRSISVFDHENLLYTLTITNIELGHEEWNDALEGLLESWRGEAPLYCGVSRVYDSLADTSIHCAEVTELLQYHVLEGNVILQAETLEQMVANRTLPDIDGAKSVQLFVPAMFKQDLDEVKTLVADLFQTFREHGFLLEEVVKQYDDISVLLRQRLRQSGLSLLEHSRKEPIDLMANNSYDSLQRIVEEEMGYLLLLIDKNGIDKSYWIIEKVKKYMAEHYRTDLKAFEVAAWLKITPSYFSLIFKQGTGKTFSEYMNELRIDHAKHLLASTHDKVFEISDQVGYKEYKYFVTVFKTYTGMTPKEYRVLNASR; encoded by the coding sequence GTGACTAGAGTGTTTCCGAATTCAGATCGATTGATTAAGCTTCTTATCGTTGATGATGAACCAGTTATTTGTGAGGGACTTCGTTATACGATTGATTGGGAAGAGCTTGGTGTTGAGGTAGCCGGTGTTGCCTATGACGGGGAAGAGGCTTTAAGGTTTATTGAAAATGAAGAGGTTAACATTGTGCTAACCGATATACGCATGGACGGTATGGATGGGCTGAAGCTAACCGAGCATCTGAATATAAGCTTTCCACAAATCAGAGTCATCATTATTAGCGGCTATGAAGATTTTTCCTATGCTAGGCAAGCTATCCGCATGAATGTTAATGACTACTTGCTTAAGCCCGTTGAGATTGATGAATTGATAAAGGCTATTGGCAAAGTTATTGTTGGGATTAAGAAGGAGGAGGCTTCTTCTGATTCTGTCTCAGCGAATGAGGATGAACAATGGCTATCGAATCGAATACGTAATTCGCCTTCATACATTAAAGAAACAGTGCCTGCTCATTTACCCATTTCTCGTTATCGTATGATTGCAACGCAATTGGAGCATTTTTCAGAGTGGCGGTCTACTGTAGCCCCAGAGCAGTACGCGCTTATTCAACAGCAATGGATTAAGAGCATTAACGATTATTTAGAAGCTTATTCTATTCGTAGCATTTCTGTCTTTGATCATGAGAATTTACTGTACACGCTAACTATTACGAACATTGAGCTTGGACATGAAGAGTGGAACGACGCTTTAGAAGGACTCTTGGAGTCGTGGAGGGGCGAAGCTCCCCTGTATTGTGGAGTTTCACGCGTATATGACAGTCTGGCGGACACTTCTATTCATTGTGCAGAAGTGACGGAGCTGCTCCAATACCATGTGCTTGAAGGCAATGTGATTTTGCAAGCGGAAACATTAGAGCAGATGGTGGCGAATAGGACATTGCCAGACATTGACGGAGCGAAGAGTGTTCAGCTATTCGTGCCGGCCATGTTTAAGCAGGATCTAGACGAGGTTAAGACCCTTGTGGCCGATCTATTTCAAACCTTTCGTGAGCATGGCTTTCTATTGGAGGAAGTCGTGAAGCAATATGACGATATCTCTGTCCTTCTCCGCCAACGCTTGCGTCAGAGTGGATTGTCATTGCTTGAGCATAGCCGCAAAGAGCCTATCGATTTAATGGCTAACAATAGCTACGATAGCTTGCAGAGGATTGTAGAGGAAGAGATGGGATATCTACTGCTGCTTATTGATAAGAATGGTATCGATAAATCCTATTGGATCATTGAGAAAGTTAAGAAATACATGGCAGAGCACTATCGTACTGATTTGAAGGCTTTCGAGGTTGCGGCGTGGCTTAAGATTACTCCAAGCTATTTTAGCTTGATTTTCAAACAAGGAACGGGAAAGACCTTCTCAGAATACATGAACGAGCTGCGAATTGACCATGCCAAGCATTTACTAGCTTCAACACACGATAAGGTGTTCGAAATATCCGATCAGGTGGGCTATAAGGAATACAAGTACTTTGTAACCGTGTTCAAAACATATACGGGGATGACACCCAAAGAGTACCGTGTTCTGAATGCGAGCCGTTAA
- a CDS encoding NADH:flavin oxidoreductase, with amino-acid sequence MDHSNSATHTHSVQSLFQPIALGKLQLPNRIVMAPMTRGFSPGGVPGEDVAGYYRRRAENGVGLIVTEGTLVNHPAATDNPNIPNFHGEQALAGWANVVKAVHEAGGRIVPQLWHVGMTRKNGSQPHPEVLSVGPSGLSLTGEQVNEPMTQADIDSIVQAFADAAADAKRLGFDGIELHGAHGYLIDQFLWEKTNQRTDSYGGSLIARTRFAVEIVEACRRAVGPEFPIIFRISQWKSGEYNAKLATTPEQLSQLLAPLVEAGVDIFHCSTRRFWEPEFEGSSLNFAGWVKKLTGKPTITVGSVGLDDEFINSFKGQSAGVSKIDDLLVRLEDEEFDLVAVGRALLVDPAWSAKIHDGRTEELLPFTADALTKLT; translated from the coding sequence ATGGATCATTCGAATTCAGCAACACATACTCATTCTGTTCAATCCTTATTCCAACCTATAGCTCTAGGAAAGCTGCAGTTGCCAAACCGTATCGTAATGGCGCCTATGACACGTGGCTTCTCGCCAGGGGGCGTGCCTGGTGAGGATGTTGCTGGTTATTATCGTCGTCGTGCAGAGAATGGTGTCGGACTAATCGTGACGGAAGGGACGTTAGTTAATCATCCGGCCGCAACAGATAACCCGAATATTCCTAACTTTCACGGCGAGCAAGCTTTAGCAGGATGGGCGAATGTGGTAAAGGCTGTACACGAGGCGGGGGGACGAATCGTTCCACAGCTATGGCATGTTGGAATGACTCGTAAAAACGGTTCTCAGCCTCATCCGGAAGTACTTTCGGTTGGACCCTCTGGTCTTAGTTTAACCGGTGAACAAGTAAATGAGCCTATGACTCAAGCAGATATTGATTCAATTGTTCAAGCTTTTGCTGATGCAGCCGCCGATGCGAAGAGATTAGGCTTTGACGGAATCGAGCTGCATGGTGCACACGGGTATCTGATTGATCAATTCCTATGGGAGAAGACTAACCAACGCACAGATAGCTATGGTGGGAGTTTAATCGCCCGTACTCGGTTTGCTGTTGAGATCGTTGAAGCATGCAGACGTGCTGTTGGGCCAGAATTTCCGATTATTTTTCGGATATCTCAATGGAAATCGGGTGAATATAATGCGAAGCTAGCTACAACACCCGAGCAGCTATCACAATTGTTAGCTCCATTAGTTGAAGCCGGCGTAGACATTTTCCATTGCTCTACTCGTCGTTTCTGGGAGCCTGAGTTTGAAGGCTCAAGCCTTAACTTTGCAGGTTGGGTTAAAAAGTTGACGGGTAAGCCGACAATTACAGTAGGTTCGGTTGGTCTCGACGATGAGTTTATTAATTCTTTTAAAGGACAGAGCGCAGGAGTATCTAAAATCGATGATCTGCTTGTTCGGTTGGAGGATGAAGAGTTTGATCTCGTTGCGGTAGGTCGTGCCTTGCTTGTCGATCCTGCTTGGTCAGCTAAAATTCACGATGGCCGCACGGAAGAGCTACTTCCCTTTACGGCGGATGCATTAACGAAACTAACCTAA
- a CDS encoding CapA family protein, with protein sequence MLSALLIGMLLMVTGSINVVPSAQPIDIVFAGDTMMDGSVKRAIARNGPDFPFRYVKKEVTRADLAVANLETSITQAKRKDSVQLFNFKSNPSSLQGIKHAGFDLVSMANNHVLDYMQVGLMDTFKSLNDNHIQYMGAGKNEREAYSARTFLIQGQKVKIAAFSRFLPSGNWFARGDHAGVADAYDPDRMYKAITREREGADYLIVYIHWGVEKNNHPEAWQREMARKMLDSGADAIVGSHPHVLQGFEIYKGKPIAYSIGNFLFPDYIRNRKADTGLLHLKLFEGQIEMSFTPYTIRNNQVIPRGVDYKRAQLKYLEKLSYGVKIKGDKIMR encoded by the coding sequence ATGCTTTCAGCTCTGTTAATTGGAATGTTGCTCATGGTGACAGGTAGCATTAATGTTGTACCCTCAGCGCAGCCCATTGATATCGTATTTGCCGGAGATACGATGATGGACGGCTCAGTCAAACGTGCCATTGCGCGCAACGGCCCTGATTTTCCTTTTCGTTATGTAAAGAAAGAGGTAACGAGGGCTGATTTGGCTGTGGCCAACCTGGAGACAAGTATAACCCAAGCTAAGCGCAAAGATAGTGTTCAACTCTTTAATTTCAAGTCCAATCCTTCCTCACTTCAAGGAATAAAGCACGCTGGTTTCGATCTCGTGTCAATGGCTAATAATCACGTTCTGGACTATATGCAGGTGGGGTTAATGGATACCTTCAAATCCTTGAACGACAATCACATTCAATATATGGGGGCAGGAAAGAACGAAAGGGAGGCCTATTCGGCGAGAACCTTCCTGATACAAGGGCAGAAGGTCAAGATTGCTGCATTTTCTCGATTTTTGCCTTCAGGTAACTGGTTCGCAAGGGGAGATCATGCCGGAGTTGCTGATGCCTATGATCCAGATAGAATGTATAAGGCCATAACTAGAGAGCGAGAAGGAGCGGATTACTTAATTGTCTATATCCACTGGGGCGTCGAGAAAAATAATCACCCCGAGGCATGGCAAAGAGAAATGGCTCGAAAAATGCTTGATTCAGGAGCCGATGCAATTGTAGGAAGTCATCCGCATGTGCTTCAGGGCTTTGAGATTTACAAGGGGAAGCCGATTGCGTATTCGATAGGTAATTTCTTGTTTCCGGATTATATCCGTAACCGGAAGGCTGACACAGGGCTGCTTCACTTAAAGCTATTCGAAGGCCAAATCGAGATGTCTTTTACCCCCTACACTATTCGTAACAACCAAGTTATTCCCAGGGGCGTGGATTATAAGAGAGCCCAGCTCAAATACTTAGAAAAACTGTCCTATGGGGTGAAAATAAAAGGGGATAAAATAATGAGGTGA
- a CDS encoding zinc ribbon domain-containing protein, translated as MGFIVWLILTSLSLFIFYSLIKSAINNSKQTETLNNIKDILIDIRENQKNRVVVEESAIEMGVGNEEEAITVEECPGCQQTVASNATNCPTCGLRLRD; from the coding sequence ATGGGATTCATTGTATGGCTAATATTGACTTCACTATCGTTATTTATTTTTTACAGCTTGATCAAGTCGGCTATCAACAATTCAAAGCAGACGGAAACATTAAACAATATCAAGGATATTTTGATAGACATCAGAGAAAATCAGAAAAATAGGGTAGTTGTCGAAGAGAGTGCAATTGAGATGGGCGTAGGAAATGAAGAAGAAGCTATAACTGTGGAAGAGTGTCCAGGATGTCAACAAACTGTCGCATCGAATGCAACCAATTGCCCCACTTGTGGGTTGAGGCTGCGGGATTAG
- a CDS encoding MFS transporter translates to MSVPQKENQLDDKQPAMREGIVTLLLGFSIVLVIMNTMMFNLALPDVSKAFELTPSATSWIVTGYSIIFAISSITYSRLSDFVPLRRLLIIGILSLSIAAIIGFFANSFLMLLVVRILQASGAGALPALSLVLISRYVPLERRGKAMAAIMSAVSLGLGLGPVVGGAIVEYLGWHYLFVVTAVTLLLVPLFVRLIPKEKPIKGTFDALGALLVGVGTTGLLLFLTNQSTIALIAGLIALILFVIRIRSAKEPFVLPSLFRNRSYLTLGAVGIAAYICSFSTLFLLPQILVKQFGLTAIGAGLVIFPGSLLAMFVSRQVGRIIDSQGNSSIIRYAPLLILISVVLFALFEGTSYIAIMFIFMLLSVGFTVINSSISNEMSRILKPSQIGSGLGLFQLLQYFSGAFGVAATASALVWQKDLTQTHAYSNIYWGMTVIVLISIGCAFAYLRSAPREVQTS, encoded by the coding sequence ATGTCAGTTCCACAAAAAGAAAATCAGCTCGATGATAAGCAACCAGCGATGCGTGAAGGAATCGTCACACTGCTGCTTGGTTTTTCCATTGTGCTTGTCATTATGAATACGATGATGTTTAATTTGGCGCTTCCGGATGTATCCAAGGCTTTCGAGCTAACACCATCGGCAACATCTTGGATAGTAACAGGTTATTCCATTATATTCGCCATATCTTCTATTACTTATAGCCGCTTGTCGGATTTTGTGCCACTACGTCGCTTGCTCATTATCGGAATTTTGTCTTTAAGCATTGCTGCTATTATCGGCTTCTTCGCCAACAGCTTTCTCATGCTGCTCGTCGTACGTATTCTCCAGGCTTCAGGAGCAGGCGCACTACCTGCTCTGTCCCTTGTTCTAATATCTCGCTATGTTCCCTTAGAACGAAGAGGTAAAGCTATGGCAGCTATTATGTCGGCTGTATCGTTAGGTCTCGGACTTGGTCCAGTCGTTGGCGGTGCTATCGTGGAATATTTGGGCTGGCACTATTTATTCGTTGTCACAGCAGTAACCTTGCTATTGGTGCCTTTGTTCGTCCGCCTCATACCGAAGGAAAAGCCTATTAAAGGAACATTCGATGCTTTAGGTGCTTTACTTGTTGGGGTCGGAACAACCGGATTACTGCTTTTCTTAACGAATCAATCTACAATTGCCCTTATAGCTGGTTTGATTGCACTTATTCTTTTCGTCATCCGAATTCGATCGGCTAAGGAGCCTTTTGTCCTTCCTTCTCTATTCCGCAATCGTTCTTATTTAACATTAGGGGCAGTAGGCATTGCCGCTTATATATGCAGCTTCTCCACACTGTTTCTCTTACCACAAATTTTAGTAAAACAGTTCGGGCTAACAGCTATTGGTGCTGGACTTGTTATTTTTCCAGGGTCGCTCTTAGCTATGTTCGTGTCTCGCCAAGTCGGACGAATCATCGATTCCCAAGGGAACAGCTCCATTATTCGTTACGCGCCATTGCTAATCCTAATATCTGTGGTCCTGTTTGCCTTATTTGAAGGGACATCCTACATCGCAATCATGTTCATCTTTATGCTTCTCAGTGTTGGTTTTACTGTCATAAACAGCAGCATATCGAACGAAATGTCGCGTATTCTAAAGCCTTCGCAAATCGGATCGGGGCTTGGGCTGTTCCAGCTGCTGCAATATTTCAGCGGGGCTTTCGGGGTTGCCGCGACGGCCAGCGCACTCGTGTGGCAGAAGGATCTAACGCAGACGCACGCATACAGTAATATCTATTGGGGAATGACAGTTATTGTTCTCATATCGATCGGCTGTGCATTCGCCTATCTTCGCTCCGCTCCTCGCGAGGTTCAAACGTCGTAA
- the fumC gene encoding class II fumarate hydratase, with the protein MEYRIEKDSLGEVKVPADKLWGAQTERSLVNFRIGTEKMPLELIHVFALLKKSAALVNKELGKLNDEKAAAIVAAADEIIAGQWDSHFPLAVWQTGSGTQSNMNVNEVIANRANQLLADQGSAQRIHPNDDVNQSQSSNDTFPTAMHIAALLAVNNHVLPAILKLKGTLELKSKQFENIIKIGRTHLQDATPLTLGQEMSGWVRMLSKTEEMIRNSAISLRELAIGGTAVGTGINAHPLFGSKVAEKISQLSGKTFESAANKFHALTSHDELVYVHGAFKALAADLMKIANDVRWLASGPRSGIGEITIPANEPGSSIMPGKVNPTQSEALTMVVAQIMGNDVTIGIAASQGNFELNVFKPVIIYNFLQSATLLSDAIHSWNDNCAVGIEANITVIEGHLNRSLMLVTALNPHIGYENAAAIAKAAHQQGITLKEAALQSGLLTDAQFDEIVRPEYMIQPRE; encoded by the coding sequence ATGGAGTACAGAATCGAGAAGGATTCACTTGGCGAGGTTAAAGTTCCTGCAGATAAGCTGTGGGGCGCTCAGACAGAGCGTAGCTTAGTTAATTTTCGCATTGGTACGGAAAAAATGCCTTTGGAGCTCATCCACGTGTTCGCTCTGCTGAAAAAAAGCGCAGCATTGGTGAATAAGGAGCTTGGTAAGCTGAACGACGAGAAGGCAGCAGCTATTGTTGCCGCCGCTGATGAAATTATCGCTGGGCAATGGGATAGCCACTTCCCTCTTGCTGTATGGCAGACAGGCAGCGGTACACAATCGAATATGAATGTGAACGAGGTCATAGCCAATCGTGCCAACCAGCTCCTTGCAGATCAAGGAAGCGCGCAAAGGATCCATCCTAACGACGACGTCAATCAGTCTCAGAGCTCTAATGACACTTTTCCGACGGCGATGCACATTGCTGCTCTCTTGGCTGTAAATAATCATGTTCTCCCTGCTATTCTCAAGCTAAAGGGAACTTTAGAGCTCAAGAGCAAGCAATTCGAAAATATTATTAAGATTGGACGAACGCACCTTCAGGACGCTACTCCTCTCACTCTTGGACAGGAAATGAGCGGTTGGGTGAGGATGCTGAGCAAAACTGAGGAAATGATCCGGAATAGCGCCATTAGCTTGCGGGAATTAGCAATTGGGGGAACCGCAGTCGGGACAGGAATCAATGCACACCCTCTATTCGGCTCTAAGGTAGCAGAGAAAATAAGCCAGCTCAGCGGTAAAACATTCGAATCAGCAGCAAACAAATTTCATGCGCTAACGAGCCATGATGAGCTTGTCTATGTTCATGGTGCGTTCAAGGCATTAGCTGCCGACCTGATGAAAATAGCGAATGATGTACGATGGCTGGCTAGTGGGCCAAGAAGCGGAATCGGCGAAATCACCATCCCTGCTAATGAGCCGGGAAGCTCCATCATGCCAGGGAAAGTTAACCCTACTCAATCTGAAGCCTTAACGATGGTTGTGGCACAAATAATGGGCAATGATGTAACAATCGGAATCGCAGCCAGCCAAGGAAACTTCGAGCTGAATGTATTCAAGCCGGTTATTATATACAATTTTCTGCAATCTGCAACATTGCTGTCCGATGCCATTCATTCCTGGAACGACAATTGCGCTGTTGGTATTGAAGCGAATATTACCGTAATTGAGGGCCATCTTAACCGTTCTCTTATGCTTGTGACGGCGTTAAATCCTCACATCGGATACGAGAACGCTGCAGCGATCGCTAAAGCCGCTCACCAGCAAGGGATTACACTGAAAGAAGCAGCTTTACAAAGCGGCTTACTAACCGACGCTCAATTCGATGAAATTGTTCGACCTGAGTATATGATTCAACCCCGGGAATAG
- a CDS encoding metallophosphoesterase family protein, with the protein MKRILMISDIHGCIEPFNQLLEAIQFDSSSDQLILLGDYIDRGPKSKDVVAKVMELVQQHHAIALRGNHDQRLVDLIRTNDSSVQSRFMEHGGIQTLQSYCDFIDKTMNLDKLQEARQYISTHYKHHIDFLNGLPYYHEDEAHIYVHAGINPHYVNWKEQPKHDFMYIKNEFTRSKTGLSKKVIFGHTRAIEIHGKPDIWFNEDKIGIDGGCAYGMQLNCLIYNEGTYSNQEIRNHTSAV; encoded by the coding sequence ATGAAAAGAATATTAATGATTAGTGATATACATGGATGTATAGAACCGTTTAATCAATTGTTAGAGGCTATTCAGTTCGATTCCAGCTCAGATCAGCTCATATTGCTTGGGGATTATATCGATAGGGGACCGAAAAGCAAGGATGTTGTCGCTAAGGTTATGGAGCTTGTTCAGCAGCATCATGCCATTGCGCTGAGGGGTAATCATGATCAAAGGTTAGTGGATCTAATCCGAACGAACGACTCAAGCGTGCAATCCCGATTTATGGAGCATGGGGGCATTCAGACCCTTCAAAGCTATTGTGATTTTATAGATAAAACAATGAACTTGGACAAGCTTCAGGAAGCTAGACAATATATTTCAACCCATTACAAGCATCATATTGATTTTCTGAATGGCCTACCGTATTACCACGAGGATGAGGCGCATATCTATGTTCACGCGGGAATAAATCCTCATTATGTGAACTGGAAAGAGCAGCCTAAGCATGATTTTATGTATATTAAAAATGAATTTACGCGCTCAAAGACAGGCTTGAGCAAGAAGGTTATTTTCGGTCATACGAGAGCCATTGAGATCCATGGAAAGCCGGATATCTGGTTTAATGAGGATAAGATTGGAATTGACGGAGGCTGTGCTTACGGGATGCAGCTGAATTGCTTAATTTACAACGAGGGAACCTATTCCAACCAAGAGATACGAAATCATACATCTGCAGTTTAA
- a CDS encoding stalk domain-containing protein, which translates to MNRLRKSTVATVIGLTILGGTSIGSFSSAAAVKPEINIILDDIPLTLGTKPLLYNNVNLVPFRALANNLGISVTWEAKTKTIYAESQVDGATRKVVLQVGKKTATVDGKTVALLAAPMIVDNQTLIPLGFFGTQFGAQVSWNKATNSIIIVSPKKKMHLRAFYALKSFANRDRIEAMDSVAFGWTRLTEDGELTLKGKDFYWPEAAGEITPESLVTDAASKGAKPYLMVFSGDDKGELTKMLSDETLRSNAIDNIVRLTRDNSFGGVLLDFEGLGWKLDPKAQQKLLNDFVRALDKELNDLNVELSLAVPPPNSDYKGYDYKTLASIADDLVVMAHDYNPKGTLDPKPEPNAKVEEAIQLLLKAGVAKDKIILGISLWSETTSTVDDKLGLAKRYGLKGASFWRLSFYGPEFANAIDKVVERVGESQ; encoded by the coding sequence ATGAATAGACTAAGAAAATCAACTGTTGCTACCGTAATAGGATTGACGATATTGGGAGGCACTTCGATAGGATCATTCTCGTCTGCCGCGGCTGTCAAGCCAGAAATCAATATTATACTTGACGATATACCGTTAACACTGGGCACGAAACCTCTTTTGTATAATAATGTGAATTTAGTGCCTTTTCGTGCATTAGCGAACAATTTAGGTATTTCTGTTACTTGGGAAGCCAAAACAAAAACGATTTATGCCGAGAGTCAGGTTGATGGGGCAACGAGAAAAGTAGTTCTGCAAGTGGGGAAGAAGACGGCTACCGTTGATGGCAAGACTGTTGCATTGTTGGCAGCGCCAATGATTGTGGACAATCAAACGCTTATTCCGCTCGGCTTCTTCGGCACACAATTTGGTGCTCAAGTCAGCTGGAACAAAGCTACGAATAGCATCATAATTGTCTCTCCTAAGAAGAAAATGCATCTTCGTGCTTTCTACGCACTTAAATCGTTCGCAAACCGTGATAGAATCGAAGCTATGGATTCCGTTGCATTCGGGTGGACACGTCTTACTGAAGATGGAGAGCTTACGTTGAAGGGCAAAGATTTCTATTGGCCTGAAGCAGCGGGTGAGATTACACCGGAATCATTGGTAACTGACGCTGCCTCCAAGGGAGCTAAGCCTTATTTGATGGTATTCTCCGGAGATGACAAGGGCGAGCTGACTAAGATGCTTAGTGACGAAACGTTGAGGAGCAATGCTATCGACAATATTGTTAGATTGACTAGAGATAATAGCTTTGGCGGTGTTTTGCTAGATTTCGAGGGACTTGGGTGGAAGCTTGATCCTAAGGCTCAGCAAAAGCTGCTTAATGATTTCGTTAGGGCGCTCGATAAGGAGCTGAACGATCTTAATGTAGAGCTATCGCTTGCTGTACCTCCACCGAACAGTGATTATAAGGGCTATGATTACAAGACGTTGGCCTCGATTGCGGATGATCTTGTTGTGATGGCACATGACTACAATCCTAAAGGGACTCTCGATCCTAAACCAGAGCCCAATGCTAAGGTCGAAGAAGCAATTCAATTGCTTCTAAAAGCCGGAGTGGCTAAGGATAAAATTATTCTAGGTATCAGCTTATGGAGTGAGACGACATCGACTGTTGACGATAAGCTTGGACTAGCCAAGAGATACGGATTAAAAGGCGCATCCTTCTGGCGGTTGAGCTTCTATGGACCGGAATTCGCTAATGCTATCGACAAAGTCGTTGAGAGAGTTGGAGAGAGCCAGTAG
- a CDS encoding NUDIX domain-containing protein, whose product MTEPLETAANYSSKNYRTPDGAPADIVIFTITSTERHTAQKSLPIRELQVLLIQRKSWPFEGQWALPGGFSMETETLLDSAKRELQEETGVNDVHIEYFNAYSTPQRDPRGWIISHAFFALVHESLLAQRSAADDAADVRLFSVNEALSMELAFDHQAILSDALRQIQQKMLTTSIAKEFLPEHFTISELYQVIQTVVPEFEERNFIRKITSTQSRKGLIEEVRDRKGELLMSNRYSQRAAQLYQFTDYVPQLSIYS is encoded by the coding sequence ATGACTGAACCATTAGAAACAGCAGCTAATTATTCTTCAAAAAACTATCGCACTCCTGATGGGGCTCCAGCGGATATTGTAATATTCACGATTACGTCAACAGAGAGGCACACCGCACAGAAATCTTTACCCATACGGGAGCTGCAAGTACTGCTTATCCAGCGCAAATCCTGGCCATTTGAGGGTCAATGGGCGTTGCCAGGTGGGTTCTCAATGGAAACAGAAACATTGCTGGACAGTGCGAAAAGGGAGCTACAGGAAGAGACGGGTGTTAATGATGTCCATATCGAGTATTTTAATGCTTACAGCACACCACAGCGCGACCCTCGCGGCTGGATTATCTCCCATGCCTTTTTCGCGCTTGTGCATGAATCGCTTCTAGCTCAAAGGAGTGCCGCTGATGATGCTGCTGACGTCCGATTATTTTCAGTTAATGAGGCCCTGAGCATGGAGCTCGCTTTTGATCATCAAGCCATTCTTAGCGATGCCCTAAGACAGATTCAACAGAAGATGCTGACAACGTCAATTGCCAAGGAGTTTCTCCCGGAGCATTTTACGATTAGTGAGCTGTATCAGGTTATCCAAACAGTCGTTCCTGAGTTCGAGGAGAGGAATTTCATCCGGAAGATTACTTCGACACAAAGCCGTAAAGGCCTGATTGAGGAGGTAAGAGATCGGAAGGGTGAGCTTCTTATGTCCAATCGATACTCCCAGCGAGCAGCTCAGCTTTACCAATTTACTGATTATGTGCCACAGCTATCAATTTACAGCTAG